The following proteins are co-located in the Vigna angularis cultivar LongXiaoDou No.4 chromosome 2, ASM1680809v1, whole genome shotgun sequence genome:
- the LOC108329751 gene encoding probable LRR receptor-like serine/threonine-protein kinase RKF3: MPLFWILVTVFLTLPALSLSDSCPLNFDLVLSSPSSDSKTRCIYMRQSLRILQSDYLHRTGLFPPSNASFSCWTALQNHTHQYDIRSSCNFPSSSFSLSCNNITNRSQFEHLLPLSALEPIRNTCNHSLNSFASCALCTKALSNLDSHLTDNSTDCTTIASIYAASFSNLQDPRTAGCLFNFGFPSSVSTGKRRNILIAAFCVLAFFFGVFWAYFRLKQKKKKKKKKDICKTEMGLGSGLGSMNQTTTLIRFTFDEIKKATRNFAGDNIIGKGAYGNVYRGTLVDGTQVALKRFKNCSVAGDPSFTHEVEVIASVRHVNLVGLRGYCTATTNLEGHQRIIVTDLMENGSVYDHLFGSAKQKLSWPIRQKIALGTARGLAYLHYGAQPSIIHRDIKASNILLDRKFEAKVADFGLAKFKPEGMTHMSTRVAGTMGYVAPEYALYGQLTERSDVFSFGVVLLELLSGKRALEIDTDGQPSAVTDFAWSLVRNGRALDVIEDGMPELGPIEILEKHVLVAILCCHPQLYARPTMDQVVKMLETEELVSSFSCIAGRIDTEKSV, from the coding sequence ATGCCACTGTTCTGGATCCTTGTCACCGTCTTCCTCACTCTCCCTGCGCTTTCCCTCTCCGATTCCTGTCCTCTCAACTTCGACCTCGTCCTTTCGAGCCCCTCATCGGACTCCAAGACACGGTGTATTTACATGCGCCAATCCCTTCGTATTCTTCAATCCGATTACCTCCACCGCACCGGTCTCTTCCCTCCTTCCAACGCCTCCTTCTCCTGCTGGACCGCTCTCCAAAATCACACCCACCAATACGACATTCGTTCCTCCTGCAACTtcccttcctcttctttttccctCTCCTGCAACAACATCACCAACCGATCCCAATTCGAGCACCTTTTGCCTCTCTCAGCTCTTGAACCCATACGGAATACTTGTAACCATTCTCTCAACAGTTTCGCATCTTGTGCTCTCTGCACCAAAGCTTTGTCCAACTTGGACTCCCATCTCACGGACAATTCCACTGATTGCACGACTATTGCTTCTATCTATGCTGCTTCCTTCTCCAATCTGCAAGACCCCAGAACTGCTGGTTGTCTGTTCAACTTTGGTTTTCCTTCTTCAGTTTCAACTGGTAAGCGTCGAAACATTCTTATTGCGGCTTTTTGTGTTCTGGCCTTCTTCTTTGGTGTTTTTTGGGCTTACTTTAGAttgaagcagaagaagaagaagaagaagaagaaggatatTTGTAAAACTGAGATGGGTTTGGGTTCTGGGTTGGGTTCTATGAACCAGACTACTACTTTGATTAGGTTCACTTTTGATGAGATTAAAAAGGCTACTAGGAATTTCGCCGGTGATAACATAATTGGGAAGGGGGCTTATGGGAATGTTTACAGAGGGACGCTGGTTGATGGGACTCAGGTTGCATTGAAAAGGTTTAAGAATTGTTCTGTTGCTGGGGATCCTAGCTTCACTCATGAAGTTGAGGTTATTGCGAGCGTTAGGCATGTGAACCTTGTTGGCTTAAGAGGGTATTGTACTGCTACAACTAATTTAGAGGGTCACCAGAGGATTATTGTCACTGATTTGATGGAGAATGGGAGCGTTTATGATCATTTATTTGGTTCTGCTAAGCAGAAACTCAGTTGGCCAATTCGTCAAAAGATTGCTCTAGGCACTGCTAGGGGGTTGGCTTATTTGCACTATGGGGCCCAACCTTCCATCATCCATAGGGATATTAAAGCTAGTAACATACTTCTGGACCGCAAATTTGAAGCCAAGGTAGCAGATTTTGGGTTAGCGAAGTTCAAACCTGAGGGAATGACCCATATGAGCACTAGAGTGGCTGGAACCATGGGGTATGTCGCACCTGAGTATGCTTTGTATGGACAGTTGACTGAGAGAAGTGATGTGTTCAGTTTTGGGGTTGTGCTTCTTGAGCTTTTGAGTGGGAAAAGGGCTCTTGAAATTGACACTGATGGGCAACCCTCTGCAGTCACTGACTTTGCTTGGTCATTGGTTAGGAATGGTAGAGCTTTGGATGTTATTGAAGATGGTATGCCAGAACTTGGTCCAATAGAAATTCTTGAGAAGCATGTATTGGTTGCTATACTATGTTGTCATCCTCAACTATATGCTAGGCCAACAATGGACCAGGTTGTTAAAATGCTAGAGACGGAGGAATTAGTGTCCTCATTCTCTTGTATTGCTGGGAGGATTGATACTGAGAAATCTGTGTAA